In Rhodoligotrophos appendicifer, the sequence TCACCGTGATGCCGCTATGGGGGAGATCGGCGACACAAATATTCCCCTCGGCGTCGATCGCCAGGGAATCGAAGATCGAATAGGTGGACACGCCGCCGACAAAATGACCCCGTTCCCAGGGCACCGGCCCCTTGACGCGGCGGATCTGTCCCGGCCCCGTCAACTCGAACGCCCACATCCGCCCACTAGGCGACTCCGCCACATAGAGCGTCTGGTCGTCCGGCGAGAGGCCGATTCCATTGGCACCCTCCACGGGGAAGATCACCTGCTTGATGAAGGATCCGTCGACATGGGCGTAGAACACCGCTCCTCGGTCCCGCGATCGCGCATAGACCTTGCCGGGATCGGTGAAATAGAAGCCCCCATACTGGTCGAAGACGATGTCGTTGGGCCCGCGGAGGGGCTGATCCCCACACTGGCGATAGAGCACCTCATGGGCGCCGGTCTTAAGGTCCACCACGTCGATCCAGCCGCCGGCATAGTCCTCGGGCGCCAAGCCGGGCAAGGTGAGATCCCCCACTTGATGAAAGCTGAAGCCGCCGTTGTTGCAGACATAGCAGCGTCCATCCGGCCCGATCGCTGCGCCATTGGGCCCGCCGCCGAGCTCAGCTACGACCTCCTGGCGGCCATCCGCAGTAATGCGCTTGAGCGTCTTGCCCTGGATCTCCACCACTAGAAACGACCCATCGGGCATGGCGATGGGCCCTTCGGGAAAACGCAATCCGCTCGCCA encodes:
- a CDS encoding SMP-30/gluconolactonase/LRE family protein, translating into MDLREVASGLRFPEGPIAMPDGSFLVVEIQGKTLKRITADGRQEVVAELGGGPNGAAIGPDGRCYVCNNGGFSFHQVGDLTLPGLAPEDYAGGWIDVVDLKTGAHEVLYRQCGDQPLRGPNDIVFDQYGGFYFTDPGKVYARSRDRGAVFYAHVDGSFIKQVIFPVEGANGIGLSPDDQTLYVAESPSGRMWAFELTGPGQIRRVKGPVPWERGHFVGGVSTYSIFDSLAIDAEGNICVADLPHSGITVMTPKGEVIERHAMPDIFPTNICFGGEDLRTAYITLSSAGKLVAMDWPRPGLPLHWLNRRPEGAAS